The Acidimicrobiales bacterium genome contains a region encoding:
- a CDS encoding urease accessory UreF family protein has translation MSATLLLLADGRLPSGGHAHSGGFEPVAGLGLVRTLDDLGAFLRGRLHTAGLTAAAIAASVFTAALDDLDRAADARMPSPAAREASRRQGRQLLRAARSVWPSRLYDDLPLRPHQPVVLGLAARAGGLTPDAAALAAAHGSVTGAASAAVRLQSLDPIGVHALLGELAPEVDAVAAAATEAARHGDIPAPAAPLLELAAEDHATWEVRLFAS, from the coding sequence ATGTCCGCCACCCTGCTGCTCCTCGCCGACGGACGCCTCCCGAGCGGCGGCCATGCCCACTCGGGCGGGTTCGAGCCGGTGGCGGGCCTGGGGTTGGTCCGCACGCTGGACGACCTGGGCGCGTTCCTCCGCGGTCGCCTTCACACCGCCGGCCTGACCGCGGCCGCCATCGCTGCCTCGGTGTTCACTGCCGCTCTCGACGACCTCGACCGGGCGGCCGACGCCCGGATGCCGTCGCCGGCGGCGCGGGAAGCGTCACGACGGCAGGGCCGCCAGCTGCTGCGGGCCGCCCGGAGCGTGTGGCCGTCGCGGCTCTACGACGACCTGCCGCTCCGGCCCCACCAACCGGTCGTCCTCGGGCTCGCGGCCCGGGCCGGCGGCCTCACGCCCGACGCCGCTGCCCTCGCCGCCGCCCACGGCAGCGTCACCGGGGCCGCCAGCGCCGCGGTCCGGCTCCAGTCGCTCGACCCCATCGGCGTCCACGCCCTGCTGGGCGAGCTGGCCCCGGAGGTCGACGCCGTCGCCGCCGCGGCCACCGAGGCCGCCCGGCACGGCGACATCCCCGCCCCCGCGGCGCCGCTGCTGGAGCTGGCCGCCGAGGACCACGCCACCTGGGAGGTGCGTCTCTTTGCGTCATGA